In a genomic window of Demequina muriae:
- a CDS encoding glycoside hydrolase family 3 C-terminal domain-containing protein: MNARARQDKAAAKAPMSNKKYLSIWIPLVALVTLLVIVANAALVVAGGWVSSQLGSGTYTFTNSEESADWDTEYYESDYEDIDAVDAAARELVEEIGAGGVVLAKNEGQALPLDASSQVTMLGRAAADPVYGGSGSGSVDTNSAVTARGGLENAGFTINEQVYSVIEAFTVDNPRGYIEMDRPDISTYNIGELPVGDYEAQADSFEQYSDAAVIYIGRPGGEGGDLSRDISDAEEGAEPGQHQLELNQDEKDLIALAKDSFETVVVVINASTTLELGEIQDDAGIDAILLAGSPGASAFNGLGRILSGDVNPSGHTVDLWASDFTADPTFANFGEFVYDNVEASFPVSATESATSNATVTPDAPFVNYAEGIYIGYRYYETAAVEGFIDYDEAVVYPFGYGLSYTDFSWEIAGSQIGETDGEISVDVTVTNTGDVAGKDVVQVYVNAPYTAGGIEKAEVVLTDFVKTSTIEPGASETVTVSFAVEDMASYDYLDAQAYVLEQGDYEIRVQTDSHTIADGTEPLAYTVDETVVYDELNPRQSDEVAATNQFDDVSAEFSTEGDEGKIPVMSRADFAGTFPTAPTADLFVADEAIIEGFQAWDAEAAAEAFEGDMPTTGADSDLALIDMRGLAKDDPQWQELLDSLTVGEMTDMLLNGAYQTAAIGSIAKPQTLEPDGPAGFSSFINASINGVAYPSEVLIAQTWDVDLGSEMGVMLGNEALQKGINGWYAPAVNLHRSPFGGRNFEYYSEDPVLSGQMLTAVANGVATKGVYTMVKHYALNEQETNRVNNGIATWANEQTIRELYLKPFEMGVKGITMDVTYLADDQGTVEETTIGAGGMMSSFNRIGSTWAGGSVALMDTVLREEWGFEGFAISDFNLYPYMNPNEGIHAGTDLTLTFQPSKSFDDTSSAKAVTDIRDSTHDILYTVANSNAMNGLAPGATVDYTPPTWVYVQIIATVVVSLALLGVIVMVIRRVRRHRSGGPATSGRKKAADSAV; this comes from the coding sequence GTGAACGCACGAGCGCGTCAGGACAAGGCCGCCGCGAAGGCGCCGATGTCCAACAAGAAGTACCTGTCGATCTGGATCCCCCTCGTGGCGCTGGTGACCCTCCTCGTCATCGTGGCGAACGCGGCGCTCGTCGTCGCGGGCGGCTGGGTCTCCTCTCAGCTCGGCTCCGGCACGTACACCTTCACCAACTCCGAGGAGTCCGCCGACTGGGACACGGAGTACTACGAATCCGACTATGAGGACATCGACGCGGTCGACGCGGCCGCCCGCGAGCTGGTCGAGGAGATCGGCGCCGGGGGAGTGGTCCTGGCCAAGAACGAGGGCCAGGCCCTCCCGCTGGACGCGTCGTCGCAGGTCACCATGCTGGGACGCGCGGCTGCCGACCCGGTCTACGGCGGCTCCGGCTCCGGATCGGTCGACACGAACTCTGCGGTCACCGCACGCGGCGGCCTCGAGAACGCCGGCTTCACCATCAACGAGCAGGTGTACTCGGTCATCGAGGCCTTCACGGTCGACAACCCGCGCGGATACATCGAGATGGACAGGCCCGACATCTCGACCTACAACATCGGTGAGCTGCCGGTGGGCGACTACGAGGCCCAGGCCGACTCCTTCGAGCAGTACTCCGACGCCGCGGTCATCTACATCGGCCGCCCGGGCGGCGAGGGCGGCGACCTGTCGCGCGACATCTCCGACGCCGAGGAGGGCGCCGAGCCCGGGCAGCACCAGCTGGAGCTGAACCAGGACGAGAAGGACCTCATCGCGCTCGCGAAGGACAGCTTCGAGACGGTGGTCGTGGTCATCAACGCCTCGACGACCCTCGAGCTGGGCGAGATCCAGGACGACGCCGGCATCGACGCGATCCTGCTGGCAGGATCCCCGGGCGCCTCCGCGTTCAACGGGCTGGGCCGCATCCTCTCCGGCGACGTCAACCCGTCGGGCCACACCGTCGACCTGTGGGCCTCCGACTTCACGGCCGACCCGACCTTCGCCAACTTCGGCGAGTTCGTCTACGACAACGTCGAGGCGTCGTTCCCCGTCTCCGCGACGGAGAGCGCCACCTCCAACGCGACGGTCACTCCCGACGCGCCCTTCGTGAACTACGCCGAGGGCATCTACATCGGCTACCGCTACTACGAGACCGCGGCGGTCGAAGGCTTCATCGACTACGACGAGGCGGTCGTCTATCCGTTCGGCTACGGCCTCAGCTACACCGACTTCTCGTGGGAGATCGCGGGTTCGCAGATCGGTGAGACGGACGGCGAGATCTCGGTGGACGTCACGGTCACCAACACCGGGGACGTCGCGGGCAAGGACGTGGTCCAGGTCTATGTGAACGCGCCGTACACCGCGGGCGGCATCGAGAAGGCCGAGGTGGTGCTGACCGACTTCGTGAAGACCTCCACCATCGAGCCCGGCGCCTCGGAGACGGTCACCGTGTCCTTCGCAGTCGAGGACATGGCGTCCTACGACTACCTGGACGCCCAGGCCTACGTGCTCGAGCAGGGCGACTACGAGATCCGCGTTCAGACCGACTCGCACACCATCGCCGACGGCACCGAGCCCCTCGCCTACACGGTCGACGAGACCGTGGTCTACGACGAGTTGAACCCGCGCCAGAGCGACGAGGTCGCGGCGACCAACCAGTTCGACGACGTCTCGGCGGAGTTCTCCACCGAGGGCGACGAGGGCAAGATCCCCGTGATGTCCCGCGCGGACTTCGCCGGCACCTTCCCGACCGCTCCCACCGCCGATCTGTTCGTGGCGGACGAGGCCATCATCGAGGGCTTCCAGGCCTGGGACGCCGAGGCCGCGGCAGAGGCGTTCGAGGGCGACATGCCCACCACCGGTGCCGACTCCGACTTGGCGCTGATCGACATGCGCGGGCTGGCCAAGGACGACCCGCAGTGGCAGGAGCTGCTCGACTCCCTGACGGTCGGCGAGATGACGGACATGCTGCTCAACGGCGCCTACCAGACCGCGGCCATCGGCTCGATCGCCAAGCCGCAGACCCTGGAGCCGGACGGCCCCGCGGGCTTCTCGTCCTTCATCAACGCCTCGATCAACGGCGTGGCATACCCGTCAGAGGTGCTGATCGCCCAGACGTGGGACGTCGACCTCGGCAGCGAGATGGGCGTGATGCTCGGCAACGAGGCGCTTCAGAAGGGGATCAACGGCTGGTACGCCCCCGCCGTCAACCTGCACCGCTCGCCGTTCGGCGGCCGCAACTTCGAGTACTACTCGGAGGACCCGGTGCTGTCGGGCCAGATGCTCACCGCGGTGGCCAATGGCGTCGCGACCAAGGGCGTCTACACGATGGTCAAGCACTACGCGCTCAACGAGCAGGAGACGAACCGCGTCAACAACGGCATCGCGACCTGGGCGAACGAGCAGACCATCCGCGAGCTGTACCTCAAGCCGTTCGAGATGGGCGTCAAGGGCATCACGATGGACGTCACCTATCTCGCTGACGACCAGGGCACGGTCGAGGAGACGACCATCGGTGCGGGCGGAATGATGAGCTCGTTCAACCGGATCGGGTCGACCTGGGCCGGCGGTTCGGTGGCGCTCATGGACACCGTGCTGCGCGAGGAGTGGGGATTCGAGGGCTTCGCCATCTCGGACTTCAACCTGTACCCGTACATGAACCCGAATGAGGGCATCCACGCGGGAACCGACCTCACGCTGACGTTCCAGCCGTCCAAGTCGTTCGACGACACCAGCTCGGCCAAGGCGGTCACCGACATCAGGGACTCGACGCACGACATCCTGTACACCGTCGCGAACTCGAACGCCATGAACGGGCTGGCCCCTGGCGCCACCGTCGACTACACGCCGCCCACCTGGGTGTACGTCCAGATCATCGCCACGGTCGTGGTGAGCCTTGCCCTCCTCGGAGTCATCGTCATGGTGATTCGTCGCGTGCGCCGCCACCGTTCCGGCGGGCCCGCGACGTCCGGGCGGAAGAAGGCCGCGGACTCCGCTGTGTAA
- a CDS encoding glycoside hydrolase family 3 N-terminal domain-containing protein — MKVMPMRGIAALAGVGLAISVAGCSSDETDDPQPSETAVATGDYTEREVSDGTTDFVIVENPNDGAQLSYSAEGGMTLLEEEVDGSTYAFKDMNANGELDAFEDWRLEPAERAADLADDLTTEQISGLMLFSSHESSPGDGLTEPQETYLSDSHLRNVLNAGGSDTEENVTWVNEMQAYVETLASADAPYVPANFSSDPRSEAQSGSSYVETGAGVSLWPSVLGLAATFDAETMEDFARVVSKEYRALGISNALSPQIDLATEPRWLRVSGTLGENPELASELAAAYVKGFQGTYDENGELIGFGLDSVPTTIKHAPGDGAGEGGRESHTNVGKYGVFPGGNLDEHASVFAAASDSLAMMTNYSIMLDGDGEPVLGGDAVGTAYSPEMLSLIRDEIGFEGAIVTDWGVMTGANDEGAFIATAWGAEDMEPAERFYQVLANGVDMFGGVNDSTLILEAYELWAERFEAGEVDVDADTRWQESGTRILTNYFAPGLFDSPFVELEKSLETVGSEEAVQAGFDAQLNSVVMLKNDGTIAEGTDWSDSTVYIPHTYDTGHAGLFGPAAYTEGPTLSIEVADELFGTVVTDTVELDDEGQVTSITAPDLSDVDVALVGLRSPNNGEPFSASGQDMETGEWYPFSLQYAPYTADGDTVRQTSIGGDILEDGSKENRSYFGNTSRISNEADIDAFNRTVDAVEAAGGDIPVITIVKANNPVVPAEFEAGSNAVLVGFGVSDLATLTVASGQHEPQGRLPIGFPVDMATVEAQQEDVGEDMDTYVDAAGNDWKFGFGLNYSGVIAE, encoded by the coding sequence ATGAAGGTCATGCCTATGAGAGGGATCGCCGCGCTCGCGGGCGTGGGTCTCGCGATCTCAGTCGCCGGGTGCAGCTCGGACGAGACGGACGATCCGCAGCCCAGCGAGACCGCGGTCGCCACCGGCGACTACACCGAGCGCGAGGTCTCCGACGGCACCACGGACTTCGTGATTGTCGAGAACCCGAACGACGGCGCCCAGCTGTCGTACAGCGCTGAGGGCGGCATGACGCTGCTCGAGGAGGAGGTCGACGGCTCCACGTACGCGTTCAAGGACATGAACGCCAACGGCGAGCTCGACGCCTTCGAGGACTGGCGCCTCGAGCCCGCTGAGCGCGCCGCCGACCTGGCCGACGACCTCACGACCGAGCAGATCTCCGGACTGATGCTGTTCAGCTCCCACGAGAGCTCGCCTGGCGACGGCCTGACCGAGCCTCAGGAGACCTACCTGTCCGACTCGCACCTGCGCAACGTCCTGAATGCCGGTGGCTCCGACACCGAGGAGAACGTCACCTGGGTCAACGAGATGCAGGCCTACGTCGAGACCCTCGCGAGTGCCGACGCCCCGTACGTCCCCGCGAATTTCTCGTCCGACCCGCGCTCTGAGGCGCAGTCGGGCTCGAGCTACGTCGAGACCGGTGCCGGAGTGTCGCTGTGGCCATCCGTCCTCGGCCTCGCCGCCACGTTCGACGCCGAGACCATGGAGGACTTCGCTCGCGTCGTCTCGAAGGAGTACCGCGCACTGGGCATCTCCAACGCGCTGAGCCCGCAGATCGACCTGGCGACCGAGCCGCGGTGGTTGCGCGTGTCCGGCACGCTGGGCGAGAACCCGGAGCTGGCCTCCGAGCTTGCGGCCGCTTACGTCAAGGGCTTCCAGGGCACGTACGACGAGAACGGCGAGCTGATCGGCTTCGGGCTTGACTCGGTGCCCACCACCATCAAGCACGCACCCGGCGATGGCGCGGGCGAGGGTGGACGCGAGTCGCACACCAACGTCGGCAAGTACGGCGTCTTCCCGGGCGGCAACCTCGACGAGCACGCGTCAGTGTTCGCGGCTGCCTCCGACTCCCTCGCGATGATGACCAACTACTCGATCATGCTCGACGGCGACGGCGAGCCCGTGCTCGGCGGCGACGCTGTGGGAACGGCGTACAGCCCGGAGATGCTCTCGCTCATCCGCGACGAGATCGGCTTCGAAGGCGCGATCGTCACCGACTGGGGCGTCATGACCGGAGCCAACGACGAGGGCGCCTTCATCGCGACCGCGTGGGGCGCCGAGGACATGGAGCCCGCCGAGCGCTTCTACCAGGTGCTGGCCAACGGCGTCGACATGTTCGGCGGCGTGAACGACTCGACGCTGATCCTCGAGGCCTACGAGCTGTGGGCTGAGCGTTTCGAGGCCGGCGAGGTCGACGTCGACGCGGACACCCGCTGGCAGGAGTCCGGGACCCGGATCCTCACCAACTACTTCGCGCCGGGCCTGTTCGACAGCCCGTTCGTGGAGCTGGAGAAGTCCCTGGAGACCGTGGGCAGCGAAGAGGCCGTTCAGGCCGGCTTCGACGCTCAGCTGAACTCGGTGGTGATGCTCAAGAACGACGGCACCATCGCCGAGGGCACCGACTGGTCGGACTCCACCGTGTACATCCCGCACACCTACGACACCGGCCACGCCGGACTGTTCGGCCCCGCGGCATACACGGAAGGCCCCACCCTGAGCATCGAGGTCGCCGACGAGCTGTTCGGCACCGTCGTCACCGACACGGTGGAGCTGGATGACGAGGGCCAGGTCACGTCGATCACGGCTCCCGATCTGTCTGACGTCGACGTGGCGCTGGTGGGACTGCGCTCCCCGAACAACGGAGAGCCCTTCTCCGCGTCCGGTCAGGACATGGAGACCGGCGAGTGGTACCCCTTCTCGCTGCAGTACGCGCCCTACACCGCTGACGGCGACACCGTGCGGCAGACCTCGATCGGTGGAGACATCCTCGAGGACGGCAGCAAGGAGAACCGCTCGTACTTCGGCAACACCTCGCGGATCTCTAACGAGGCCGACATCGACGCGTTCAACCGCACGGTCGACGCTGTCGAGGCCGCTGGCGGAGACATCCCTGTCATCACGATCGTGAAGGCCAACAACCCGGTGGTTCCCGCCGAGTTCGAGGCTGGATCGAACGCGGTGCTGGTGGGCTTCGGGGTCAGTGACCTCGCCACCCTCACGGTGGCCTCCGGCCAGCACGAGCCGCAGGGCCGTCTGCCGATCGGCTTCCCGGTCGACATGGCCACGGTCGAGGCGCAGCAGGAGGACGTCGGCGAGGACATGGACACCTACGTCGACGCCGCAGGGAACGACTGGAAGTTCGGGTTCGGCCTGAACTACTCAGGCGTGATCGCGGAGTAG
- a CDS encoding histidine kinase N-terminal 7TM domain-containing diguanylate cyclase: protein MTATSLVGAVLAVMLGTYHWRRRASNALSGPLALAMFCGAWWAVMQAVVVWGAWEPARVAAAYAILPGLAVLVACTVVFVLVLAGLERRVTRRLLILLAIHPVAILLAIAADPWLRLVFSAIGEDAAGRFVMEFGPVFWIHSTYSYGLTLMSAALLVRALLRSVRGHRAVLAIALAALLLPSFGNTLMLIAAERGQVDLGPLLFLITAGLWSWVAVYRARLGVVPVSTRDVLAALSDGVVVVDAAGVVIDANPRGHELLSRLRPRGAAVSAVLGRPWEQLVDDRYLRLLADGDQHLLVLDDRTVLDLRLERMRSAEGRSRGAVVVARDVTELERLREELAELAVRDSLTGLFNRRYLGPSLEAGVAAADATATPLSVVMLDVDRFKQVNDTHGHAVGDAVLEQLARILAAGIRDGDVVARSGGEEFILVLPGATKKQAAVRAEELRARCSTHEFATEAGPLHVTVSLGVAEHRPGVTADGLLIDADRSLYRAKAGGRDRVAV, encoded by the coding sequence ATGACTGCGACGTCCCTCGTCGGCGCCGTGCTGGCGGTGATGCTCGGTACTTACCACTGGCGGCGACGGGCGAGCAACGCGCTCTCGGGGCCCCTGGCCCTCGCCATGTTCTGCGGCGCGTGGTGGGCAGTCATGCAGGCTGTGGTCGTCTGGGGCGCATGGGAGCCCGCGCGCGTGGCGGCCGCCTACGCGATCCTCCCGGGTCTGGCCGTGCTCGTGGCGTGCACCGTGGTGTTCGTGCTCGTCCTGGCCGGTCTCGAGCGCAGGGTGACGCGCCGCCTGCTGATCCTGCTCGCCATCCACCCGGTGGCGATCCTGCTCGCGATCGCCGCCGACCCGTGGCTGCGGCTGGTGTTCTCGGCGATCGGCGAGGACGCGGCCGGGCGCTTCGTCATGGAGTTCGGGCCCGTGTTCTGGATCCACTCCACCTACTCGTACGGTCTCACCCTCATGTCGGCGGCGCTCCTGGTGCGTGCGCTGCTGCGGTCGGTCCGCGGTCACCGGGCCGTGTTGGCGATCGCGCTCGCCGCGCTGCTGCTGCCGTCGTTCGGCAACACCCTGATGCTCATCGCGGCGGAACGGGGCCAGGTCGATCTTGGTCCACTGCTGTTCCTCATCACCGCTGGGCTGTGGTCGTGGGTCGCGGTCTATCGTGCCCGTCTGGGAGTCGTGCCGGTCTCGACCCGCGATGTGCTGGCCGCGCTCAGCGACGGGGTGGTGGTGGTGGACGCTGCCGGAGTGGTGATCGACGCCAACCCCCGTGGCCACGAGCTGCTGTCGCGCCTGCGACCGCGTGGCGCAGCGGTGAGCGCGGTGCTGGGACGGCCGTGGGAGCAGTTGGTCGACGACCGCTATCTGCGCCTGCTCGCGGACGGTGACCAGCACTTGCTGGTGCTCGACGATCGCACCGTGCTCGACCTCCGGCTCGAGCGCATGCGCTCGGCGGAGGGTCGCTCACGGGGCGCTGTCGTGGTCGCCCGTGACGTCACGGAGCTCGAGCGGCTCCGAGAGGAGCTTGCCGAGCTGGCGGTCCGAGACTCGCTCACCGGACTGTTCAACCGACGGTACCTGGGTCCGTCGCTGGAGGCCGGGGTCGCCGCGGCGGACGCGACGGCGACGCCGCTCAGCGTCGTGATGCTCGACGTCGATCGCTTCAAGCAGGTGAACGACACGCATGGACACGCTGTCGGGGACGCCGTACTCGAGCAGCTGGCGCGGATCCTCGCGGCCGGGATCAGGGATGGCGACGTGGTGGCGCGCTCCGGGGGCGAGGAGTTCATCCTGGTCCTGCCGGGGGCGACGAAGAAGCAGGCGGCTGTGCGCGCGGAGGAGCTGCGCGCGCGCTGCAGCACGCACGAGTTCGCGACCGAGGCGGGACCCCTGCACGTGACGGTGAGCCTGGGAGTGGCAGAGCATCGTCCCGGCGTCACCGCCGACGGCCTCCTCATTGACGCGGACAGGTCCCTGTATCGAGCCAAGGCTGGCGGTCGCGACCGCGTCGCTGTCTGA
- a CDS encoding biotin--[acetyl-CoA-carboxylase] ligase, which produces MILPSPAAVAASREPLTATQLAGIVGPTRQLSRLDVVASSPSTNTALLKAVAESPEHWPHLSGIVADHQTAGRGRAGREWATPRGAALTVSLVLRPQAIAPDALGWAPLVAGLATVRALRDCGVGAYLKWPNDVVVEAGAKDIPGWGRWRKVVGILCEGVPGERAVVAGIGINVSQSPAELPVPHAASLATLGATELDRVRLMRALAAHLRDAAAAWEGEADGDSVRAEVERVCATIGWDVAVDVPDGVPISGTAVGLSAGGALLVDTGAEVREVLAGDVRVRRA; this is translated from the coding sequence GTGATTCTCCCCTCGCCCGCAGCCGTGGCCGCATCCCGCGAGCCGCTGACGGCGACGCAGTTGGCCGGCATCGTGGGCCCCACCCGACAGCTCTCGCGGCTCGACGTCGTCGCGTCCTCACCGTCCACCAACACCGCCCTGCTGAAGGCCGTCGCGGAGTCCCCCGAGCACTGGCCGCACCTGAGCGGCATCGTCGCGGACCACCAGACTGCGGGACGGGGCCGCGCGGGACGCGAGTGGGCCACGCCCCGCGGCGCCGCGCTGACGGTGAGCCTCGTGCTGAGGCCGCAGGCGATCGCGCCAGACGCGCTGGGCTGGGCGCCGCTGGTGGCGGGTCTCGCGACCGTGCGCGCGCTGCGCGACTGCGGGGTCGGTGCCTACCTCAAGTGGCCCAACGACGTCGTCGTCGAGGCGGGCGCCAAGGACATCCCCGGATGGGGCCGGTGGCGCAAGGTCGTCGGCATCCTGTGCGAAGGAGTGCCCGGTGAGCGCGCTGTGGTCGCGGGCATCGGCATCAACGTCTCTCAGTCGCCCGCCGAGCTGCCCGTCCCGCACGCCGCCTCGCTTGCGACGCTCGGCGCGACCGAGCTCGACCGCGTGCGGCTGATGCGAGCGCTCGCGGCACACCTGCGCGATGCGGCCGCCGCGTGGGAAGGCGAGGCGGACGGCGACAGCGTCCGCGCCGAGGTCGAGCGCGTGTGCGCGACGATCGGCTGGGATGTCGCGGTGGACGTGCCAGACGGCGTGCCCATCAGCGGCACCGCGGTCGGGCTGTCAGCGGGCGGCGCGCTGCTGGTCGACACCGGTGCAGAGGTGCGCGAGGTGCTCGCCGGCGACGTGCGGGTGCGTCGCGCCTGA
- a CDS encoding acyl-CoA carboxylase subunit beta → MSDQQPTKSTAGALDHLRGKLDEAVGQREATARDKQHARGKKSARERVEQLLDDGSFVELDALARHRSRNFGLESNRPHGDGVITGYGTIDGRQVAVYSQDFTVYGGSLGEVHGGKIAKIQDFALRTGVPMIGILDGGGARIQEGVAALTQFAEIFRRNVASSGVIPQISIILGPSAGGAVYSPALTDFIVMADGTSQMFITGPDVIKSVTGENVTFEDLGGGHAHNAKSGVAHYLASDEDDAIEYVQHLLQYLPQNNLSDPPSWDHEADLELTEDDTALDSIVPDSDNQPYDMSTVVQTVLDEGEFFEIQPLFAPNVIVGFGHVEGHSVGIVANQPQSMAGTLDINASEKAARFVRTCDAFNIPVLTFVDVPGFLPGVDQEHQGIIRRGAKLIYAYAEATVPLVTVITRKAYGGAYIVMASKQLGADVNLAWPTAQIAVMGAGGAVNILQRRALAKVAEEGGDVEAERARLTAEYEDQIVNPYDAADRGYVDAVIEPSQTRAHIVRSLRALRTKRASLPPKKHGNVPL, encoded by the coding sequence GTGTCGGACCAGCAGCCCACCAAGTCCACGGCAGGCGCCCTCGATCACCTGCGCGGCAAGCTCGACGAGGCCGTCGGGCAGCGCGAGGCGACGGCGCGGGACAAGCAGCACGCGCGTGGCAAGAAGTCGGCACGAGAGCGCGTCGAGCAGCTGCTCGATGACGGCTCGTTCGTCGAGCTCGATGCCCTCGCTCGCCACCGCAGCCGCAACTTCGGGCTCGAGTCGAACCGCCCTCACGGCGACGGCGTGATCACGGGCTACGGCACCATCGACGGCCGCCAGGTCGCGGTCTACTCGCAGGACTTCACCGTGTACGGCGGGTCGCTGGGCGAGGTTCACGGCGGCAAGATCGCCAAGATCCAGGACTTCGCACTGCGCACCGGCGTCCCGATGATCGGAATCCTGGATGGCGGCGGCGCCCGCATCCAGGAGGGCGTCGCGGCTCTTACCCAGTTCGCCGAGATCTTCCGCCGCAACGTGGCCAGCTCGGGAGTGATCCCGCAGATCTCGATCATTCTCGGCCCGTCGGCGGGTGGCGCGGTCTACTCCCCCGCGCTCACGGACTTCATCGTGATGGCCGACGGCACGTCCCAGATGTTCATCACCGGTCCGGACGTCATCAAGTCCGTCACCGGCGAGAACGTGACGTTCGAGGACCTGGGCGGCGGGCACGCCCACAACGCGAAGTCCGGCGTCGCGCACTACCTCGCCTCGGACGAGGACGACGCGATCGAGTACGTCCAGCACCTGCTGCAGTACCTGCCCCAGAACAACCTCTCGGACCCGCCGTCGTGGGACCACGAGGCGGACCTCGAGCTCACCGAGGACGACACCGCACTGGACTCGATCGTGCCGGACTCCGACAACCAGCCGTACGACATGTCCACGGTGGTGCAGACCGTCCTCGACGAAGGTGAGTTCTTCGAGATCCAGCCGCTGTTCGCCCCCAACGTCATCGTGGGCTTCGGCCACGTCGAGGGCCACTCGGTGGGAATCGTGGCGAACCAGCCCCAGTCGATGGCGGGCACTCTCGACATCAACGCGTCCGAGAAGGCCGCCCGGTTCGTGCGCACGTGCGACGCCTTCAACATCCCGGTGCTGACGTTCGTGGATGTGCCCGGGTTCCTTCCCGGCGTGGACCAGGAGCACCAGGGCATCATCCGCCGCGGCGCGAAGCTCATCTACGCCTACGCGGAGGCGACCGTGCCGCTCGTCACCGTCATCACCCGCAAGGCCTACGGCGGCGCGTACATCGTGATGGCCTCCAAGCAGCTCGGCGCGGATGTCAATCTCGCGTGGCCCACCGCGCAGATCGCGGTCATGGGGGCCGGAGGAGCGGTGAACATCCTCCAGCGACGCGCCCTTGCCAAGGTGGCCGAGGAGGGCGGGGACGTCGAGGCCGAGCGCGCCCGTCTGACCGCCGAGTATGAAGACCAGATCGTGAATCCCTACGACGCCGCCGACCGCGGGTACGTCGACGCCGTCATCGAGCCATCGCAGACGCGCGCGCACATCGTGCGATCCCTGCGGGCGCTCCGCACCAAGCGCGCCTCCCTGCCGCCCAAGAAGCACGGGAACGTGCCGCTGTGA
- a CDS encoding acyl-CoA carboxylase subunit epsilon: MNDQNPGAGLRVLRGSPDDSEVAALVAGMAAIASAADEEPEPGAPTSAWMDRSRTMRGQHHSLPLARGGAAWRTSLR; encoded by the coding sequence GTGAACGACCAGAATCCGGGCGCGGGCCTGCGGGTCCTGCGCGGGTCGCCCGACGACTCGGAGGTCGCGGCGCTCGTCGCCGGCATGGCTGCGATCGCGTCGGCAGCGGACGAGGAGCCGGAGCCAGGCGCCCCCACCTCGGCCTGGATGGATCGCTCGCGCACCATGCGCGGCCAGCACCACTCCTTGCCCCTCGCGCGGGGCGGGGCGGCGTGGCGCACTTCGCTGCGGTGA
- a CDS encoding SanA/YdcF family protein: MAHFAAVSGRLFALGAIGALAGAAPQLYARAATIGDRAPATSGEFRTADAALVLGARVWQDGRPSLFLRQRVEAGVTLYERGLVPTLVLTGAVSNREGLDETAAMERTALELGVPASDLIRDPSGHDTRASALNARERLGLESVIVCSQEFHLPRAMWLCRSVGLNAQGAHPAVMLRGHTAFGYARELPATWKAAIEIMRDRVAPADA; encoded by the coding sequence GTGGCGCACTTCGCTGCGGTGAGCGGCCGGCTGTTCGCGCTCGGCGCCATCGGCGCACTCGCGGGAGCCGCACCTCAGCTCTACGCGCGCGCCGCGACGATCGGTGACCGCGCGCCCGCGACCTCGGGAGAGTTTCGGACGGCCGATGCGGCACTCGTGCTGGGTGCGCGGGTCTGGCAGGACGGGCGTCCGTCCCTGTTCCTGCGTCAGCGGGTCGAGGCGGGGGTCACGCTCTACGAGCGTGGGCTGGTGCCGACGCTGGTCCTGACCGGAGCCGTATCGAACCGCGAAGGACTCGACGAGACAGCCGCCATGGAGCGCACCGCGCTCGAACTCGGCGTGCCCGCCAGTGATCTGATTCGCGACCCCTCGGGACACGACACCCGCGCGTCGGCGCTGAATGCGCGCGAGCGACTGGGGCTCGAGTCGGTGATCGTGTGCTCGCAGGAGTTCCACCTCCCGCGCGCCATGTGGCTGTGCCGCAGCGTCGGCCTGAACGCGCAGGGCGCCCACCCGGCCGTCATGCTGCGCGGACACACTGCGTTCGGCTACGCCCGCGAGCTTCCCGCGACGTGGAAGGCCGCCATCGAGATCATGCGCGACCGGGTGGCGCCCGCGGACGCCTAG
- a CDS encoding MarR family winged helix-turn-helix transcriptional regulator produces the protein MTAEVAPAPSTALPAAEELLWRRFSAVLSTVPASLDEQLRAATGLNHFQYTVLDALSHQEGRRLQLAQIARAHESSLSRLSHSITRLENAGFVERTTCDHDRRASWAVLTDKGAEVVERSRGEYTRIIRSTLLDRVPAEHREALTHLLTALLPTEVAEQCSSLDADLEAQVEA, from the coding sequence ATGACAGCCGAGGTCGCGCCCGCACCCTCGACGGCACTCCCTGCCGCCGAGGAGCTGCTGTGGCGACGGTTCTCGGCAGTGCTGTCCACCGTTCCCGCATCGCTCGATGAGCAGTTGCGCGCCGCCACGGGTCTCAACCACTTCCAGTACACGGTGCTCGATGCGCTCTCGCACCAGGAGGGCCGGCGCCTGCAGCTCGCGCAGATCGCTCGCGCGCACGAGTCATCGCTGTCACGACTGTCGCACTCGATCACGCGCCTCGAGAATGCGGGCTTCGTGGAGCGCACCACGTGCGATCACGATCGCCGCGCCAGCTGGGCGGTGCTGACGGACAAGGGTGCGGAGGTGGTCGAGCGCTCGCGCGGCGAGTACACCCGGATCATCCGTTCGACCCTGCTGGATCGCGTGCCCGCCGAGCATCGCGAAGCACTGACGCACCTGCTGACAGCGCTCCTCCCCACGGAGGTCGCCGAGCAGTGCTCGAGCCTGGACGCAGACCTGGAGGCGCAGGTCGAGGCCTAG